A genomic window from Triticum urartu cultivar G1812 chromosome 7, Tu2.1, whole genome shotgun sequence includes:
- the LOC125518046 gene encoding receptor-like protein EIX2: MTRVSQGSLIRAIRWLEVSCAAAGPGHGPSSKRSSRKPSVRSAAQIHRLPHHGCTTTAKLLLICILAAINLLASDALQLGPTGGSASASCIARERDALLSFKRGITSDPMGVLDSWHKEECCQWSGVKCSNRTGHVLRLHLRNLHVDTVPLNGLSIAGYYRDTALVGQISNSLLSMDRLVHLDLIMNYLEGPSGRMPQFLASVTRLRYLNLSGVPFSGRVPPQLGNLSNLQHLDLSRNDRMYSKDISWVARIPNLQSLGMNGVNLSTIVDWPYVVNMVPSLKALDLGGCSLQIANHSLPHINLTKLEKLDLSGNSFAHPMARSWFWSLTGLRHLYLADTQLYGQAPDALAHMTSLQVLDLSVNNNMVMMNTSFRNLCNLRILDLSSCRINGNIKDIIGRMPQCPLNKLQELRLRYTNITGIMPDQTAHLTSLSILDISYNNLSGHIPRGVGLLSSLSILDLSNNNLNGPVPSEIGMLGNLTFMDLSRNNLIGDFTEEHFTSLTRLKVLRLGRNSLRLTFGLDWIPPFSLEVADLGSSQLGPSFPAWLQSQVDIWLMDISSTVIVDRLPDWFNTTFAKVRYLDISNNEISGRLPRNMEFMSMENFFINSNKLTGEIPNLPRNITTLDLSGNSLSGNLPSNIGITYLSSLWLRSNQITGRIPKSLCKVEALNSLDLSNNLLEGQLPQCFGVMDIGFLMLSNNRFSGNFPSFLKRLRQLKSLDLSHNSFSGRLPLWIGELAELRFLGLNHNTFSGEIPPTISNLSHLRHLNLAGNGLSGAIPWHMSNITAMIGMDKSNYENELFFDGYLGTFHTLDFSSAVIKGRELNYSSGIWDLVSIDLSFNQLTGVIPEEIAALDALINLNLSWNQLSGKIPNKIGALQALESLDLSRSMLSGGIPSSLSDITYLSYLDLSDNNLTGRIPSGRQLDTLYTQQPSMYSGNSGLCGFPLPISCPGKNATRKDDQKRNEHSFEPMTFYFGLALGFILCLWVVFCILLFKKAWRTAYFCMVDKTYDQMYVFSVLTWKSWARK, translated from the exons ATGACGCGGGTGTCCCAAGGCAGCCTGATCAGGGCCATCCGGTGGCTCGAGGTTAGTTGTGCAGCAGCCGGTCCTGGACATGGACCCAGCTCGAAGCGAAGCTCGAGGAAGCCGTCAGTAAGATCAG CGGCACAGATCCATCGTCTTCCTCACCATGGGTGTACCACCACTGCCAAGCTCCTGCTCATATGCATCCTAGCTGCCATCAACTTGCTGGCCTCCGATGCACTTCAGCTCGGGCCAACCGGCGGTTCGGCCAGCGCGAGCTGCATAGCGCGGGAGCGGGACGCCCTGCTGTCCTTCAAGCGCGGCATCACCAGCGACCCCATGGGCGTCCTTGACTCTTGGCACAAGGAAGAATGCTGCCAATGGAGTGGCGTCAAGTGCAGCAACCGAACCGGCCATGTCCTTAGGCTTCATCTTCGTAATCTGCATGTGGACACGGTCCCGCTCAATGGATTGAGCATCGCTGGATACTACAGAGACACAGCTTTGGTTGGCCAGATAAGTAATTCTTTGCTCTCCATGGATCGTCTTGTGCACCTTGATCTTATTATGAATTATCTCGAGGGCCCAAGTGGCCGTATGCCGCAGTTCTTGGCCTCTGTGACGAGATTGAGATATCTCAACCTCTCCGGCGTACCATTTTCTGGCAGAGTGCCCCCTCAGCTCGGCAACCTCTCAAATTTGCAGCATCTTGACCTCTCAAGGAATGATCGTATGTACTCAAAAGATATTTCATGGGTAGCACGCATCCCTAATTTGCAGTCTCTTGGAATGAATGGGGTAAACCTCAGCACAATAGTTGATTGGCCTTATGTCGTCAACATGGTCCCTTCTTTGAAGGCCCTCGATCTTGGGGGTTGCTCTCTTCAAATCGCAAATCATTCACTCCCACATATTAACCTCACCAAACTGGAGAAGCTTGATCTCTCCGGCAACAGTTTTGCCCACCCAATGGCAAGGAGTTGGTTTTGGAGTTTGACAGGCCTCCGACATCTTTACCTTGCCGACACTCAACTATACGGTCAAGCTCCTGATGCACTGGCACATATGACATCCCTCCAAGTCCTTGATTTGTCAGTTAATAATAACATGGTGATGATGAATACAAGCTTCAGAAACCTATGCAATCTGAGAATCCTGGACCTTTCTTCTTGTAGAATTAATGGAAATATAAAGGATATTATAGGGAGGATGCCCCAATGTCCCTTGAACAAACTACAGGAGTTACGTTTGCGCTACACCAATATTACCGGAATCATGCCGGATCAGACAGCACATTTGACCAGCTTATCCATTCTTGACATCTCTTATAACAACCTAAGTGGACACATACCACGAGGGGTTGGGCTGCTCTCTAGTTTAAGCATCCTTGATCTCTCTAACAACAATCTCAATGGACCTGTGCCATCTGAGATCGGCATGCTCGGCAATTTGACCTTTATGGATCTCAGCAGGAACAACTTGATTGGTGACTTCACTGAAGAACATTTCACAAGTCTAACGAGGCTAAAGGTGTTGCGTTTAGGTCGGAATTCTTTGAGACTTACATTTGGCCTCGATTGGATACCACCCTTTAGTTTAGAAGTCGCAGATCTTGGCTCTTCCCAACTGGGCCCTTCGTTTCCTGCATGGCTTCAGTCTCAAGTGGACATTTGGCTGATGGATATATCTAGCACAGTTATAGTTGATAGGCTTCCTGACTGGTTCAACACGACATTTGCAAAGGTCAGATATCTAGACATCTCCAACAATGAAATAAGTGGCAGGTTGCCAAGAAACATGGAATTCATGTCAATGGAAAATTTCTTTATCAATTCAAATAAACTAACCGGTGAAATCCCCAACTTACCAAGAAATATTACCACCTTGGACTTGTCTGGAAACTCTTTATCCGGAAATTTGCCATCAAACATTGGGATTACATATTTGAGTTCATTATGGCTACGCTCCAATCAAATAACTGGCCGTATTCCTAAATCTCTCTGCAAAGTGGAAGCCTTGAACTCCTTGGACTTAAGCAACAATCTTTTGGAGGGACAACTTCCTCAGTGTTTTGGGGTGATGGACATTGGCTTTCTCATGTTGAGTAACAATAGATTCTCTGGCAACTTCCCATCGTTTCTAAAAAGATTGAGACAATTGAAGTCTCTAGATCTATCACATAATAGTTTTTCCGGAAGGTTGCCATTGTGGATTGGAGAGTTGGCTGAATTAAGATTTCTGGGGCTAAACCATAATACATTTTCTGGAGAAATCCCACCTACCATCTCAAATCTTAGTCACCTTCGCCATCTGAACCTAGCAGGCAATGGCTTATCAGGTGCCATACCGTGGCATATGTCAAATATCACGGCCATGATAGGAATGGACAAAAGCAATTATGAGAATGAGCTATTTTTTGACGGTTACTTGGGTACGTTCCATACACTTGATTTTTCCTCTGCGGTCATCAAGGGACGAGAACTTAATTATAGTTCTGGCATTTGGGATTTGGTGAGCATTGACCTATCTTTCAACCAATTAACTGGGGTAATACCAGAAGAAATAGCTGCTCTTGATGCATTGATAAACTTGAATCTATCATGGAACCAATTGAGTGGGAAAATCCCAAATAAGATTGGGGCCTTGCAGGCATTGGAATCACTTGACCTCTCAAGGAGCATGCTTTCTGGCGGAATCCCTTCGAGCCTATCAGATATAACCTATTTGAGCTACTTGGACCTGTCTGATAACAATCTAACAGGGAGAATACCATCAGGACGTCAGCTTGACACCCTCTACACACAGCAACCTTCCATGTACAGCGGCAACAGTGGTCTTTGTGGGTTTCCTCTTCCAATCAGTTGCCCGGGAAAGAATGCAACAAGGAAAGATGATCAAAAAAGGAATGAACATTCCTTTGAGCCAATGACCTTTTATTTTGGACTTGCTCTGGGATTTATTCTGTGTCTCTGGGTGGtgttttgcatcttgttgttTAAGAAAGCATGGAGAACTGCTTATTTCTGCATGGTTGACAAGACATATGATCAGATGTATGTGTTTTCCGTTCTTACATGGAAAAGCTGGGCTAGAAAGTGA